atctatctatctatccccgaacacctcatctatctatctatctacctatccccaaacacccccttctatctatctatctatctatctatctatctatctatctatctatccccatacaccccttctatctatctatctatctatctatctatctatctatctatctatcccctaacaacccatctatctatctatctatctatctatctatctatctatctatctatctatctatctatctatctatctatccccaaacaccccctctatctatctatctatctatctatctatctatctatctatctatctatctatctatctatccccaaacaccccctctatctatctatctatctatctatccccaaacaccccctctatctatctatctatctatccccatacaccccctctatctatctatctatctatctatctatctatctatctatccccaaacaccccctctatctatctatctatctatctatctatctatctatctatctatctatctatcctcaaacacccactctatctatctatctatctatctatctatctatctatctatctatcctcaaacacccactctatctatctatctatccatccccaaacaccccatctatctatctatctatctatctatctatctatctatctatctatctatctatcccctaacaacccatctatctatctatctatctatctatctatctatctatctatctatctatctatccccaaacaccccctctatctatctatctatctatctatctatctatctatctatcctcaaacacccactctatctatctatctatctatctatctatctatctatctatctatctatcctcaaacacccactctatctatctatctatctatctatccccaaacaccccctctatctatctatctatctatctatctatctatcctcaaatacccactctatctatctatctatctatctatctatctatctatctatcctcaaacacccactctatctatctatctatctatctatctatctatctatctatctatctatccatccccaaacaccccatctatctatctatctatccccaaacatcccctctatctatccccgaacaccccatctatctatctatctatctatctatctatctatctatctatccccgaacacatcatctatctatctatctatctacctatcctcaaacacccccctctatctatctatctatctatctatctatctatctatctatctatctatctatctaatcttaaCTTCcttattatttaaaattaaaaataggaGTATATAATCCAACTCTTCTGCTTTGTATTTGTGTATGCACGCATGCTCTTAAGACACACTGTTATGGGGTGAAACTTTCCCCTTTTCTGGGATTCACCATTATTGCTAATTTAAATAACATAAATACAACATAAATCTCCTATTTACTGGAATTGTCTGTTCCtgggcttttatttatttttccctgCTGGGCCACTATGCCACTGCCCCTAGATTTCTCTCTGCCAGAGAGAGTCCTTCCAATCCTGTTATTATACTTGGAGGTAATGAATGAATCGATAAATAATAGAAACCCCCTGGTCTGATACCAGGGTGAATCAGCGAGAAAGAGCTATGCAGCTCTATGCAGAGTTCTCTATGACACAGGCATTTTGCCCTTCATACGTTCCTACAGCTCTTCATTACTGGTGGTTTGAAATTAGTAGGACCAGTTGAAATATTTCATATACAAAGAAATTTTATGATCTAAAGACTAATCCTTTTGTAAACAAAATTATTCACACAAAATCTTCAACACTTTTTGTTTTTCActagaaaaaaatcacttttttaaaaatcaaaaatgtTTTCTCCTCAAGTTTGAAAGAAAACAGCATCAGTAATCACATCAGTAATCAGCTATCAGTAATAGCCCTTTTAAAAACAGTGATCAACTTAAAATGTGGTCTATTTTCAAAGCATTTAATGTGCtaaaaggaaaaactttttcaatgACAACTTCAGGACATCAAGATGGTAATGaaagttattttttcttttaatttgtttaCTAGCCCTAGAAGTTAGTAGCACATTAATTCAATTCCTGGGCACAAATTTTCCATCTGAactgttttttaaatagaatattgagttttaactttttattacattttatatatatatatatatatatatatatatatatatatatataaacaaatgcaaagaaACTTTACCTAAACTTCTCATAATACATAAACTTCTCCTAATGTGCTGTTTGCTGCCTCACCGTCACTGTATTTGAAACTGTTGATTAAATACAATGTGAATGGTTTGAGACTTTTCTTGGGTATTTCTGTTACAGTTACAATTCTTTCCATGGTGGTTAAGCTCAAGATGTCCATGCTCCAATTTGTAACTGTTGGTTGCTTTTTGGATTTCTATTTCTGTAGCATGAGGCTTTTAGCAATTATTAGTGCTCTGCTGAGACAACGTTTCGAAAATTGAGTTTTcaattaaatgatttttttttgccaaaagtgTCTTTTTTCTGCAGATTTCggatttttcaccaaaaatacCAAACTCCTGAAAACAGAAAGATTTTGGCCCCAAACTGTAATATTTTGGTATTTGAATTTGTGCCGAAAAGTGAGTATTTTCCACGTAAAAAAGTTTCCTAACCAGCTCTAGAACTGAGGCCAACCCGAACGCTGGCAGGACTAACCAGCGCCCAAGGCTGGGATATGGTACAATTATGTTTCCCACCGTGACCTGATTTCTtctggattttgttgttgttccgCTGCAGCCCCATCGCTGCTGAGCAAGGTCTGACTCACAGGACGATGGACACAGCCAGTAGATTGGAGAGATACGTCCATGCTGGGAGAGACAGCCTCCCTCATGGTGTGAACAGGGCAGTGAGCTCTGGGGATGGTGCTATGGATGATGGGACCACTGCCCCTGCGGACTCCACTGCTAAGCCCAGGGAGATCACCTCCCATGGGGACCCCACAGCCCCTGGGGATGGTACAATCATACCTGGAGATGCAGACGCTGCCATGCTCCAACCTGAAGACAATGATGCTTCCAGCGCCGCTGTAGACACTGCCACCATCACCATTACCCCTGGAGACGATGACAGCGCCAGCACCGACGGACGCATCAGCTCCATCCCTGGAGATGATGACTCTGCCCCTGGAGATGGAGACATCAGCCCTGTCCTCGGAGACGGAGATGCCACCATCGCCCCTGAAGATGATGACAGCTCCAGCACCAATGGAAGCATCAGTCCCATCCCTGGAGATGATGGTGCTGCCCCCAACAATGGAGACACAGCCATCACCCCCGGAGACACAGCCATCGCCTCTGGAGATGCCACCATTGTTACTGAAGACTCCACCATCACCCTTGGAGATGCCACCATCGCCCCCAGAGATGCCACTGTCGCCCCTGGAGACACAGCCATTGCTCCTGGTGGTAATGATGTCACCGTCCCCGGAGatgccagccccggccccagagaCGCTGCCTCTGTAGATGTCACCACTGCTCTGAGGGAAACCACCGCTGGAGACCTCACCAGCACTGCAGCTCCTGGAGACATCATCACCTCTCCCTCTGGGGCCACCCCTACGCCTGGAGAGATGGTTATCTCTAGAGACACCATCCCGGCTgagctgaccactcccagccagcccagccctctgGGGCAGCCTGGCACGCCTAGGGACAGTGGCATCCCCAGGGAGACCACCACCTCTGCTGTGGCCATCGGCCCTGCAGCCAGCGTGACCCACAGTTGGATCACTCCCTTTGGGGGCACAGAGACCCCAGGCCAGGGCACCACCCCAGCAGCCGAGGGCACTCAAGGGAGCCTCGCTGTTCCCAGAGAGACCACCACAGCCCCTGGAGACGCCACCAGCACCAGAGACACCACAGCTGTCACCATTATCTCAAGAGACACCGTTGCTTCCGCCGCCCTTGGAGACAACACCACCGTTCCTGGAGGAGACGCCGACATCGTTGCCTGCCCTGGAGATGCCGCCAATGCCCCCCAAGACTCCAACACCTCCCTTGCCACCCCTGGGGACACCACCGCCTCTGGAgaagctggtgctgctgcctctggagaCGCCAGCACCACTGAAGCTGGAGACAACACAACCACTGCCATCCTCGGAGACACCACAGCCCCTGGAGATGCCACTGCCCCTAGAGACACCATCATCCCTGAAGACAGCATAGTCCCTAGAGATGTCACGATCAACACTACAAACCCTGGAGATGCTACTGTCCCTAGAGACCCCATCCCCACCACCAGCACTGCCCCTGGAGATGCTACAGTCTCTGGAGATACCATCACAACCATCACTGCCACCCCTGGAGATGCTGAAGTCCCTGAAGACTTCAAAGTCCCTGgagaaaccaccaccaccacctgtggaGACACCATAAACCCTGGAGATACCACCaccactgctgctgcccccagagaTACCACAGTCtctggagacaccacacaccctgGGGACACCACCACTGCTACTCCTGGAGATGCTGCAGTACTTGGAGATACCACCACCACCATAGCCACCCCTGGAGATGCTGCAGTCCCTAGAGATGCCACCACCATCACTGCCACTGCTGAAGATGCGGCAGTCTCTGGAGACTCCACCATCACCACCAACACTGCTCCTGGAGACACCATCACCGCTGCCCCTGAAGATATCATCACCATCACCATAACCGCTGCCCCTGGAGATGCTGCAGACCCTGAAGACACCATCACCACTGTCACCCCTGGAGATGCGACAGTCCCTGGAGACACCACCGCCACCCCTGGAGATGCAACTGCCCCTGGAGATGCCACCACCATCACCGCCACTTCTGAAGATGCAGCAGTCTCTGGAGACCCCATCATCACCACCAACACTGCCCCAGGAGACACCATCACCACTGCCTCTGGAGACACTGCAGTCCCTGgagacaccaccaccactgctGCCCTTGGAGATGTGGCAGTCCCTAGAGatgccaccaccatcaccaccgcTTCTGAAGATGTGGCAGTCTCTGGAGACTCCATTATCACCGCCAACACTGCCCCTAGAGACATCATCACCATCACCGCTGCCCCTGGAGACGCTGCAGTCCCTGGAGACACCACCACTGTCAGCCCTGGAGACAACGACATCCCTGGagacaccaccacctcctccccaggaaacgccaccaccatcaccaccactgctGAATATGCGGCAGTCTTTGGAGACCCCAACACCACTGCCAACACTGCCCTTGGAGACACCACCACTGCTGCCCCTGGAGATGCTGCAGTCCCTagagacaccaccaccacacctGGAGATACCACAGTCCCtggagacaccaccaccaccattgccCCTGGAGATGCTGCAATCTAtgaagacaccaccaccacccctggaGACACTGAAATCCTTGGAGACACCACCACTGCCCCTGGAGATGCTGAAATCCCTGGAgacaccatcaccaccactgccCCTGGAGAAGCTGTAATCCCTGAAGACACCACCACTGCTGCTGCCCCCGGAGAAGCTGCAATCCTTGGAGACACCACCACCGCTGCTGCTCCTGGAGAAGCTGCAATCCCTGGAGACACCACCACCGCCCCTGCCCCCGGAGATGCTGCAATCTCTGGAGACACCACCACCGCCGCTGCCCCCGGAGACGCTGCAATCCCTGGAGTCACCACAACCGCCGCTGCCCCCGGAGACGCTGCAATCCCTGGAGTCACCACAACCGCCGCTGCCCCCGGAAACGCTGCAATCCCTGGAGTCACCACAACCGCCGTTGCCCCCAGAGACGCTGCAATCCCTGAAGACACCACCACCGCCCCTGGAGACACTGCAATCTCTGGAGACACCACCGCTGCCGCTGGCCCCGGAGATGCTGCAGTCCCTGgagacaccaccaccactgccccTGGAGATGCTGCAATCCCTGgagacaccaccaccactgccccTGGAGAAGCCACCTCCATCACCGCCACCGTTGGAGATGCAGCAGTCCCcggagacaccaccaccaccactgccacCCCTCGAGACAGCACAGGCTCTGgagatgctgccaccactgctgctTCCAGAGACCCTGTGATTCCTAGAGTTTTCACCACCACCACTGACCATGGAGACATCACCACCACTACCATATCTGGAGACACTGATGCCCCTGGATATGACAATGACTCTGCTGACACACTTGAAGACATCACCTTCACCACCGCCCCTGTAGATACCACAGTTCCTAGAGTCATCGGCACCACTGCTTCCCATGGAGACACCCCCATGGATCCCGGAGACACCACCACTGCCATGCCTGGAGATGCTACAGTCCCtggagacaccaccaccaccatgcccGGAGACCCTACAGTCCCTGGAGAGACCACCAGTGCCTCCCCTGTAGATAGCACAGTCCCTGAAGACATCAGCACCACTGCTGCCCATGGAGACACCCCCACAGTCCCTGGAGACACCAACACCGATGGCCCTGGAGGCGCCACCGTCCCTGGAGATGCAGCTGCCACCACAGATGATGCTGGAGATGCAACCGTCCCTGGAGCTTTCCCAGTCCCTGGAGACATTCTTGCCACCACAGATGGCACCAGAGATGGCACTGATACTCCTGGAGACACGGCTACTGCTGCCCTTGGCGATGATGGGGATGATGCCCAGGGAAGCGACACCACGGCCACCACCCCTGGAGATGACCATGATGCCCCAAGAGACACCAGGGCCCCTGGAGAGTCCACCACCCCCAGTAAGCAGCAGCAAGCCCAAAAGCCGGCTGCCctaggggggagagagggagggaaatcaattggccccctgccccagtgccacAATAGCTACTGTCTCCCGGGAGATGCCCTGTTGCTATGGTGACGGGCACCACGGTAGGGATTTAGCTGGGTGGGGAAGCCACGCATGAGCCCGCGGGCAGCACAGCCCCTGGCCAGAGTGCTGGGAGCTCGGCTTCCACTCATCTGGGGAAGGAGCCTCTCACCCATTCTGCTGTCTCCTTCTGCAGCACCCCGGACCCCCTGGCCATACCGGTCCATGGGGCTCATCAGCTTGCTCTGTCTCTTCGTCATCGTGGGCCTGCTCACCGGGATTGTCACGGTAAGGGCCACGCGGGGCCACTTGATGCTTCGGAAGCCAGCCTGGCCCTCAGTGTCTGGATCTGGGGAATACCCCGTCTGGGCCCCTCTCCCTACCCCAGCTCCCATGCTTGCCACTgactcaggattcctgggttctatccccagctctgggaggggagtggtgtctagtggttagagcagggggggggtgttgggagtcaggacacctgggttctatccccagctctgggaggggagaggggtctggtggttagagcaggagggctgggaatcaggacacctgggttctatccccagctctggacaGGCAGTAGAGGCCAGTCTTGGTTACCCAGGCTGTACCACTGACATCTCTGTGTCTCTTCCAGGTTGTCTGCTATGTGAAGGTCATTACTATCAGTTCTGCCACCTTAACGGAGTCAGTGGCGAGCTCATTCCCTTGAGGTCCTTCTCTGGGGTGGGTACCCTCAGATCCCCAATATGCCACCTTGGGACGGGGACTTGGGGTGAGTTGCCTACATGGGCTGCAATGGAATATAAGGAAGACACTCATCTAGCCGCTCCCTCTTTAATAGCATAGGTAATCAGTTTCCAGAGCGCACTGTCCTAGGGAACACCGCAGCACCGCGCTGTGTCAGGAACTGGATGAAGGAGACTGGAAAGTATATGGGACTGGTTCTTCTAATTGCAAATGCCACCTCTGGTCCATACAGAATCAGAGCCATGGTCTATTTAATCTGGAGTCCCATCATCTCCCCTTGCCAGTTTAGATTAATGGCCCAACTAATGCCACCTCTGGCACATATGGAAGCAGACCGATGGGTCCATCCTTCACTGGATCGGAACAATGGGCCCCCTCTAGCCCAATACTGCGTCCTGCCTCTGCCAGAGCAGACTATCAGTGCAGCTACTCGGATACCTGATGTGCAGCATTGCTTTGCGGCTGTTAAGTGGCTTCCACaaatccaccccagaggtggctgcagttaAGCGCCGGGCGAGCGAGCCCCATGCCGCATCGCTGTGTGAGTGTTATACACCTgtcccaccccagaagcagccgcaATTCAGCAGTAGGTGTGTGGGCTTAATAGCAGCTTGTCAAACTTTTGAGCTGAACCCCTCATTGTAAATAATCAATAATAAGTTCTTTCCTTACCAGTTCCCCTAGGGAACTCCGGTTCTGTTAGCTGGCTGCTTCTTGCATAATACAAACAATCACAGTGATCAAAAACCCTCACCTCTCTGTTCTCTTAATGCTTATAATAAAGAGGTTTCCTCTGGGCTGCCAAGTTTTAAGGCTGAAGGCGTTCGAAGTAAGAGTATGAGTTTTCTGCCTCCTAGAAGGATGGAGCCTCTGAGATCCCCTGAAGCGAGCTCTGCGGAATTAGGTTAGCATGAgactggctggaaccccagaaGCAGCTCCAAGGTTTTCAGTGTATTTGCATAGACACCAAGAATAAGGCTGGCCAGAAtgagggctagtggttagagcagggggggctgggagccaggactcctgggttctctccccagctctgggaggggagtgggaactagtgggttagagcagggtggggctaagagccaggactcctgggttctacccccagctctgggaggggaaatgggactagtggttagagcagatgggggctaggagccaggttCCACTCCCTGGTCTATAGCCGAATTTAAAAATCACACATGGCGCAAAAGGAAAACGAACACAAGCGTCTGGGAATGGCCAGTCTTGGAACGATCCCCGAAGAGTCCTGATTAGCGCGACTCCCTCCAGAAGCCGGACTCTCTGTTTAGGAAGGCAGCCGAACTGTCCAGATTTTTGCTTCCGCCCCGGCTGAGCTCACAAAGGGGTTATAAAAAGCGAGTCCTTCCCTTTGCCAGTTACCCGGCCTGTAATTAAACCAGTCACCGTGCCAGGCAGGAGCCAGCATCATTAACTCTTAAGGGACAACGTGTCCTTCCTTGGTCTGactctgtgtgtatgtggagcGGGGCAGAGGttagcactgactgccaggggagagcgccccctaccgagcctgctccatgcagcacagagccccccccccgaccctgctccctgcagcacagcaccccctagtacTGTACTGGGGCGTTGGGGTTAGCGTTGATTGCCAGGGGAGAGCGTCCCCTACTGAGCCTGCTtcatgcagcacagagcccccctgaccctgctccctgcagcacagcgccccctactgagcctgctccatgcagcacagagccccccgaccctgctccctgcagcacagcgccccctagtgctgtaCTGGGGTGTTGGGGTTAGCGTTgattgccaggggagagcgccccatAATGAGCCCACTCCATGCAGGACAGCATCCCCTAGCACCACAATGGcgcactggggtcagcactgactgtgaggggaaagcgccccccaccctgctgcttgcAGCACAGCTCCCCCTAGCACCGTACTGGGACACTGCACGAAGCACCAACTGTGAGGGAaaagcgccccctgctgagccctacccagctccctgcagcacagcgccccctagcgctgcaCTGGGGCGCTGCAGCCAGTactggctgccaggggagagcaagccccctgctgagc
The sequence above is a segment of the Mauremys mutica isolate MM-2020 ecotype Southern chromosome 12, ASM2049712v1, whole genome shotgun sequence genome. Coding sequences within it:
- the MUC22 gene encoding mucin-22, whose translation is MDTASRLERYVHAGRDSLPHGVNRAVSSGDGAMDDGTTAPADSTAKPREITSHGDPTAPGDGTIIPGDADAAMLQPEDNDASSAAVDTATITITPGDDDSASTDGRISSIPGDDDSAPGDGDISPVLGDGDATIAPEDDDSSSTNGSISPIPGDDGAAPNNGDTAITPGDTAIASGDATIVTEDSTITLGDATIAPRDATVAPGDTAIAPGGNDVTVPGDASPGPRDAASVDVTTALRETTAGDLTSTAAPGDIITSPSGATPTPGEMVISRDTIPAELTTPSQPSPLGQPGTPRDSGIPRETTTSAVAIGPAASVTHSWITPFGGTETPGQGTTPAAEGTQGSLAVPRETTTAPGDATSTRDTTAVTIISRDTVASAALGDNTTVPGGDADIVACPGDAANAPQDSNTSLATPGDTTASGEAGAAASGDASTTEAGDNTTTAILGDTTAPGDATAPRDTIIPEDSIVPRDVTINTTNPGDATVPRDPIPTTSTAPGDATVSGDTITTITATPGDAEVPEDFKVPGETTTTTCGDTINPGDTTTTAAAPRDTTVSGDTTHPGDTTTATPGDAAVLGDTTTTIATPGDAAVPRDATTITATAEDAAVSGDSTITTNTAPGDTITAAPEDIITITITAAPGDAADPEDTITTVTPGDATVPGDTTATPGDATAPGDATTITATSEDAAVSGDPIITTNTAPGDTITTASGDTAVPGDTTTTAALGDVAVPRDATTITTASEDVAVSGDSIITANTAPRDIITITAAPGDAAVPGDTTTVSPGDNDIPGDTTTSSPGNATTITTTAEYAAVFGDPNTTANTALGDTTTAAPGDAAVPRDTTTTPGDTTVPGDTTTTIAPGDAAIYEDTTTTPGDTEILGDTTTAPGDAEIPGDTITTTAPGEAVIPEDTTTAAAPGEAAILGDTTTAAAPGEAAIPGDTTTAPAPGDAAISGDTTTAAAPGDAAIPGVTTTAAAPGDAAIPGVTTTAAAPGNAAIPGVTTTAVAPRDAAIPEDTTTAPGDTAISGDTTAAAGPGDAAVPGDTTTTAPGDAAIPGDTTTTAPGEATSITATVGDAAVPGDTTTTTATPRDSTGSGDAATTAASRDPVIPRVFTTTTDHGDITTTTISGDTDAPGYDNDSADTLEDITFTTAPVDTTVPRVIGTTASHGDTPMDPGDTTTAMPGDATVPGDTTTTMPGDPTVPGETTSASPVDSTVPEDISTTAAHGDTPTVPGDTNTDGPGGATVPGDAAATTDDAGDATVPGAFPVPGDILATTDGTRDGTDTPGDTATAALGDDGDDAQGSDTTATTPGDDHDAPRDTRAPGESTTPTPRTPWPYRSMGLISLLCLFVIVGLLTGIVTVVCYVKVITISSATLTESVASSFP